Proteins from one Deinococcus sp. AB2017081 genomic window:
- a CDS encoding GNAT family N-acetyltransferase: MAVPLTLRRVTDPDDPAIAAFGVLQNRTYFEPDMLIPATYIARLLEWQSPERVNLLLVAEQAGEVVGGTVFHAFPQVGTGFSSYMATAPEVRGQGVARLLHNRRMEELDAAVGGRVAGVFIDVVSPQRLSEDELEEERSVGSDPARRRAVFAHLGFQQVDVSYQQPAGGENGGPVTNMDLLYCPREAADTVPAALVLGTMQAYWQAWLGEKRTQTALAALDAQAQADGTFRLIDPTGS; the protein is encoded by the coding sequence ATGGCCGTCCCCCTCACCCTGCGGCGCGTGACCGATCCGGATGACCCTGCCATCGCCGCGTTCGGGGTCTTGCAGAACCGCACCTACTTCGAGCCGGACATGCTCATTCCGGCCACGTATATCGCCCGCCTGCTGGAGTGGCAGAGCCCGGAGCGCGTGAACCTGCTGCTCGTCGCGGAGCAGGCCGGAGAGGTCGTGGGCGGCACGGTCTTCCACGCCTTCCCGCAGGTCGGCACCGGCTTCTCCAGCTACATGGCGACCGCGCCGGAGGTGCGCGGGCAGGGCGTGGCCCGGCTCCTGCACAACCGGAGGATGGAGGAGCTGGACGCGGCGGTGGGTGGTCGCGTGGCGGGCGTGTTCATCGACGTGGTCTCCCCCCAGCGCCTGAGCGAAGATGAACTGGAAGAGGAGCGCTCGGTCGGCTCCGATCCGGCCCGTCGCCGCGCCGTGTTCGCGCACCTGGGCTTCCAGCAGGTCGATGTGTCCTACCAGCAGCCGGCGGGTGGCGAGAACGGCGGCCCCGTGACCAACATGGATCTGCTGTACTGCCCGCGCGAGGCCGCCGACACCGTCCCGGCCGCCCTGGTGCTCGGCACCATGCAGGCCTACTGGCAGGCCTGGCTGGGCGAGAAGCGCACGCAGACAGCGCTGGCCGCCCTCGACGCCCAGGCGCAGGCCGACGGGACGTTCCGGCTGATCGATCCGACGGGTTCGTGA
- the fabD gene encoding ACP S-malonyltransferase, with translation MRIAALFPGQGSHSVGMGVDIAAAFPPAGETYATADATLPGLRALIEQGPPEDLTLTANQQPALVAASVAAYRAWAAHTGLTPAFAAGHSLGEYSALVAAGALDLVDALRLTRQRGELMQAAVPVGVGAMSAIMGDPAVVQEVCASMTGTVQPANFNAPTQTVISGEKGAVEAAGAELKSRGLKAIALKVSAPFHCALMQPAQDGLTPALNAATFHVPAFPVYANVTAQPNTAAAALPNLLARQITGAVRWVETIHALHAAGTDVFIEFGPGTVLTGLVKRILPDARTLNVGTAAQVQDFVL, from the coding sequence ATGAGGATCGCAGCGTTGTTTCCGGGGCAGGGGTCGCACAGTGTCGGTATGGGCGTGGACATCGCCGCCGCGTTCCCACCGGCGGGGGAGACCTACGCCACGGCCGATGCCACACTGCCGGGCCTGCGGGCCCTGATCGAGCAGGGGCCACCCGAAGACCTGACCCTGACCGCCAACCAGCAGCCCGCGCTGGTCGCGGCCAGTGTCGCGGCGTACCGGGCGTGGGCGGCGCACACCGGTCTGACCCCCGCCTTCGCGGCTGGGCACTCGCTGGGGGAATACTCTGCGCTGGTCGCCGCCGGGGCGCTGGATCTCGTAGATGCGCTGCGGCTCACCCGCCAGCGCGGCGAGCTGATGCAGGCGGCCGTGCCGGTCGGGGTGGGGGCCATGAGCGCCATCATGGGTGATCCGGCGGTGGTGCAGGAGGTCTGCGCGTCCATGACCGGCACGGTGCAGCCAGCCAACTTCAACGCGCCCACCCAGACCGTCATCAGCGGCGAGAAGGGCGCGGTCGAGGCCGCCGGGGCCGAGCTGAAATCACGCGGCCTGAAGGCCATTGCGCTGAAGGTCAGTGCCCCCTTCCACTGCGCCCTGATGCAGCCGGCCCAGGACGGCCTGACGCCGGCCCTGAATGCCGCTACCTTCCACGTGCCCGCCTTCCCGGTGTACGCGAACGTGACCGCGCAGCCGAACACCGCCGCCGCCGCCCTGCCGAACCTGCTCGCCCGGCAGATCACGGGTGCGGTGCGCTGGGTCGAGACCATCCACGCCCTGCACGCGGCCGGCACCGACGTGTTCATCGAGTTCGGCCCCGGCACGGTGCTCACGGGGCTGGTGAAACGGATCCTGCCCGACGCCCGCACCCTGAACGTCGGGACTGCCGCGCAGGTGCAGGACTTCGTGCTGTGA
- the ppk1 gene encoding polyphosphate kinase 1, producing MTVPRQTTVAPTTTDESAPKSRRKGRRATRGVQAARTVGSTHSTVANPGSRYLNRELSWLAFNERVLAEARDPRNPPLERLKYAAICGSNLDEFFMVRVAGVHRQLAAGVSTPGPDGLSPRETLDLVRHRTHDMLREIEKAARKTLKELAADGVRLMRVQDLGKRARAALREQYLSQIQPVLTPLIVDPSHPFPYLSNLSLNLAVLLDAGEDEPDFARVKVPVGVLPRIVVVGDALLLLEDVIATHIGDLFKGRRVLAAHVFRVTRNTDYEFEEEEAEDLLATIEDGLRRRRFGAAVRLEVVQGTSPAIVTFLQERLHLAPDDIFLLDGPLGTADLMGLPVNRPELGYPPYVPAVPDLDQDEEGGIFTTLRRGDVLLHHPYDGFTNVLNFLEESARDPQVLAIKQTLYRTGDDPRLLGALREAAENGKQVVAMIELKARFDEQRNISWARKLEHAGAHVVYGMAGLKTHAKVALVVRREEGGLRRYMHIGSGNYNPKTARLYTDFSLLSADPELGADIAELFNHLTGYAEAEYAHLLVAPDTARAGFEALLEREAQHAAAGHDAWARVKVNQLTDPAMIEALYRASEAGVRVELIIRGVCCLRPGLEGLSANIRVRSLLGRYLEHARMYAFGNAGQPQVYFGSADWMSRNLDRRVEVIAPVLDDTHRDALLRVLDTEWSDQRGSWELCTGGEYEKLAGEFSAQQAFAHARHPELPET from the coding sequence ATGACTGTGCCCCGCCAGACCACCGTTGCCCCCACCACCACAGACGAGTCCGCTCCGAAGTCACGCCGGAAGGGGCGCCGGGCCACGCGGGGTGTCCAGGCGGCGAGAACGGTGGGGAGCACGCACAGCACCGTCGCCAATCCGGGCAGCCGCTATCTGAACCGCGAGCTGTCGTGGCTCGCCTTCAACGAGCGGGTGCTGGCCGAGGCCCGTGATCCCCGGAACCCGCCGCTGGAACGTCTGAAGTATGCGGCGATCTGCGGCAGCAACCTCGACGAGTTCTTCATGGTGCGCGTGGCCGGCGTGCACCGCCAGCTCGCAGCCGGGGTCAGCACCCCGGGCCCGGACGGCCTGAGCCCCCGCGAGACGCTGGATCTGGTGCGCCACCGCACCCACGACATGCTGCGTGAGATCGAGAAGGCCGCCCGCAAGACCCTGAAGGAACTGGCCGCCGATGGCGTGAGACTCATGCGCGTGCAGGATCTGGGCAAGCGGGCCCGCGCGGCGCTGCGCGAGCAGTACCTGTCGCAGATCCAGCCCGTGTTGACTCCGCTGATCGTCGATCCCAGTCATCCCTTCCCGTACCTGAGCAACCTGAGCCTGAACCTGGCGGTGCTGCTCGACGCCGGCGAGGACGAACCGGACTTCGCCCGCGTGAAGGTGCCGGTGGGCGTGCTGCCGCGCATCGTGGTGGTCGGGGACGCCCTGCTGCTGTTGGAAGACGTGATCGCCACGCACATCGGCGACCTGTTCAAGGGCCGCCGCGTGCTCGCCGCGCACGTGTTCCGCGTGACCCGCAACACCGACTACGAGTTCGAGGAGGAGGAGGCCGAGGACCTCCTCGCCACCATCGAGGACGGCCTGCGCCGCCGCCGCTTCGGGGCGGCGGTGCGGCTGGAGGTGGTGCAGGGCACGTCGCCCGCGATCGTGACCTTCCTGCAGGAGCGCCTGCACCTGGCCCCCGACGACATCTTCCTGCTGGACGGCCCGCTGGGCACCGCCGACCTGATGGGCCTGCCCGTGAACCGGCCGGAGCTGGGCTACCCGCCCTACGTGCCGGCCGTGCCGGATCTCGACCAGGACGAGGAGGGCGGGATCTTCACCACCCTGCGCCGGGGGGACGTGCTGCTGCACCATCCCTACGACGGGTTCACCAACGTCCTGAACTTCCTGGAGGAGTCGGCCCGCGATCCGCAGGTGCTGGCGATCAAGCAGACGCTGTACCGCACCGGCGACGACCCCCGGCTCCTGGGTGCCCTGCGCGAGGCGGCCGAGAACGGCAAGCAGGTCGTGGCCATGATCGAGCTCAAGGCCCGCTTCGACGAGCAGCGCAACATCAGCTGGGCGCGCAAGCTGGAACATGCCGGGGCGCATGTCGTGTACGGCATGGCGGGCCTCAAGACCCACGCCAAGGTCGCGCTGGTCGTGCGGCGCGAGGAGGGTGGCCTGCGGCGCTACATGCACATCGGCTCCGGCAACTACAACCCCAAGACCGCGCGGCTGTACACGGACTTCAGTCTGCTGTCGGCCGACCCGGAACTGGGCGCGGACATTGCCGAGCTGTTCAACCACCTGACCGGCTACGCCGAGGCCGAGTATGCGCATCTGCTGGTCGCGCCGGATACCGCCCGCGCCGGCTTCGAGGCCCTGCTGGAGCGCGAGGCGCAGCACGCGGCGGCCGGACACGACGCCTGGGCCCGCGTGAAGGTCAACCAGCTGACGGATCCGGCCATGATCGAGGCGCTGTACCGCGCGTCGGAGGCCGGGGTGCGTGTGGAACTGATCATCCGGGGCGTGTGCTGCCTGCGCCCCGGCCTGGAAGGGCTGTCCGCCAACATCCGAGTGCGCAGCCTGCTGGGGCGCTACCTGGAGCATGCCCGGATGTACGCGTTCGGCAACGCCGGCCAGCCGCAGGTGTACTTCGGCAGCGCCGACTGGATGAGCCGTAACCTCGACCGCCGCGTCGAAGTGATCGCGCCGGTGCTCGACGACACCCACCGCGACGCGCTGCTGCGCGTGCTGGACACCGAGTGGTCGGATCAGCGCGGCTCGTGGGAACTGTGCACCGGCGGCGAGTACGAGAAGCTGGCGGGCGAGTTCAGCGCCCAGCAGGCCTTCGCGCACGCCCGGCACCCCGAACTGCCGGAGACCTGA
- a CDS encoding beta-ketoacyl-ACP synthase III, with amino-acid sequence MDAPPAPRPRLGITALGSYAPPRIVTNADFEAYLDTTAEWIESRTGIRERHFAADSEFTSHMGLGAVRDMLERDPDALEGVDMVICATATPDAMFPSTAALIAGQVGLTGSGAFDLSTACSGFVYGLSMAQGLILAGTARRVLVIGGEVLSKIVDQNDRNTAILFGDGAGAAVVGPVPDGYGFQEFVLGADSAGGPALFKGCIADRLPDGTPMGPKADMNGREVFKFAVRVLGDSGNAVLRKTGLSSADVDWVIPHQANVRIIEAAMQRFGIPMDKNVVNLDRYGNTSSATVPLVLREAVDDGRVQDGQQLLLVAFGGGLSWAAATMRWWGGAPSLGVKTAEGTQQSADGTEQSAEGTEVGA; translated from the coding sequence ATGGATGCACCCCCCGCCCCACGGCCCCGCCTGGGTATCACTGCGCTGGGCAGTTACGCGCCGCCCCGCATCGTCACGAACGCCGACTTCGAGGCGTATCTGGACACCACCGCCGAGTGGATCGAGTCCCGCACCGGGATCCGGGAGCGGCATTTCGCAGCTGACAGTGAATTCACGTCGCACATGGGGCTGGGCGCGGTGCGCGACATGCTGGAACGCGATCCCGACGCCCTGGAGGGCGTGGACATGGTCATTTGCGCGACGGCCACGCCCGACGCCATGTTTCCCAGCACCGCCGCGCTGATCGCCGGACAGGTCGGCCTGACCGGCAGCGGGGCCTTCGACCTCTCGACGGCGTGCTCGGGCTTCGTGTACGGCCTGAGCATGGCGCAGGGCCTGATCCTGGCCGGTACCGCCCGCCGCGTGCTGGTCATCGGCGGCGAGGTGCTGAGCAAGATCGTCGACCAGAATGACCGCAACACCGCCATCCTGTTCGGGGACGGCGCGGGTGCGGCGGTGGTCGGCCCCGTGCCAGACGGCTACGGCTTTCAGGAGTTCGTGCTCGGAGCCGACAGCGCGGGCGGCCCGGCCCTCTTCAAGGGCTGCATCGCCGACCGCCTGCCCGACGGCACCCCCATGGGGCCGAAGGCCGACATGAACGGCCGCGAGGTCTTCAAGTTCGCCGTGCGCGTGCTGGGCGATAGCGGCAACGCGGTGCTGCGCAAGACCGGCCTGAGCAGCGCAGACGTGGACTGGGTGATCCCCCACCAGGCGAACGTGCGGATCATCGAGGCGGCCATGCAGCGCTTCGGCATTCCCATGGACAAAAACGTCGTGAACCTCGACCGCTATGGCAACACCAGTTCCGCCACCGTGCCCCTGGTGCTGCGCGAGGCCGTGGACGACGGCCGCGTGCAGGACGGCCAGCAGCTGCTGCTCGTGGCCTTCGGCGGGGGCCTGAGCTGGGCGGCGGCCACCATGCGCTGGTGGGGCGGAGCTCCGTCGCTGGGAGTGAAGACGGCAGAGGGCACACAACAGAGCGCAGACGGCACGGAGCAGAGCGCAGAGGGCACGGAGGTCGGGGCATGA
- a CDS encoding DinB family protein, producing MTTPEPVTRDDLIAAFHAARDEIGAYFAGLPAPVFLNGTAERWSPAHHLDHLIRSNAPVTAGLNIPRHLLAPRDPGEGSRSYAGVRAEYHAALARGQKAFGRYLPEPRDDQAGLVARYRDGLDALLGALGTWADGDLDTCNMLHPVLGNISVREMLYFTLYHNWHHQDGVRLLFGQDATR from the coding sequence GTGACCACGCCGGAGCCCGTCACGCGGGACGACCTGATCGCGGCCTTCCACGCCGCCCGTGACGAGATCGGTGCTTATTTTGCTGGCCTGCCCGCGCCGGTCTTCCTGAACGGCACGGCCGAGCGCTGGTCGCCCGCCCACCATCTGGATCACCTGATCCGCTCGAACGCCCCGGTCACCGCCGGGCTGAACATTCCCCGCCATCTGCTCGCGCCGCGCGATCCGGGCGAGGGCTCGCGCTCCTATGCCGGGGTGCGGGCCGAGTATCACGCCGCCCTGGCCCGTGGTCAGAAGGCCTTCGGACGGTACCTGCCCGAGCCACGCGACGACCAGGCGGGTCTCGTCGCCCGCTACCGGGACGGACTGGACGCGCTGCTGGGCGCACTCGGGACGTGGGCCGACGGGGATCTCGACACCTGCAACATGCTCCACCCGGTGCTGGGGAACATCAGCGTGCGCGAGATGCTGTACTTCACGCTGTACCACAACTGGCACCACCAGGACGGCGTGCGCCTGCTGTTCGGCCAGGACGCCACGCGGTGA
- the acpP gene encoding acyl carrier protein has protein sequence MATFDDVKDVIVEKLGVDADKVVPEARFVEDLGADSLETVELIMGLEDKFGVTISDEDAEGIRTVQAAVDYIENKQ, from the coding sequence ATGGCGACTTTTGATGATGTGAAGGACGTGATCGTCGAGAAACTCGGCGTGGACGCAGACAAGGTGGTGCCCGAGGCCCGCTTCGTGGAGGATCTGGGCGCCGACAGCCTGGAGACCGTCGAGCTGATCATGGGTCTGGAAGACAAGTTCGGCGTGACCATCAGCGACGAGGATGCCGAGGGCATCCGCACCGTGCAGGCCGCCGTCGACTACATCGAGAACAAGCAGTAA
- a CDS encoding DinB family protein yields the protein MTDRDPVTRDDLRAALHAACGTVGGFFEALDAATFTAAPPGRWSPAQHLDHLIRSNAPVATGLRVARHSLPRLAARLGLARGRLEPAAAGRARLTYPQLRDTYRARLAAGAKAPGPYLPRVGSDQTALVARYRTGLSTLNSALSRWPDSDLDDWQARHPILGDLTVRELLYFTVYHNRHHRDGVQATLRGDAATATGAG from the coding sequence GTGACAGACCGCGATCCGGTCACGCGGGACGACCTGCGGGCCGCGCTGCACGCGGCCTGCGGGACAGTGGGAGGATTCTTCGAGGCCCTGGACGCGGCCACGTTCACGGCGGCCCCGCCGGGCCGGTGGTCGCCTGCCCAGCACCTCGATCACCTGATCCGCTCCAACGCCCCGGTCGCCACTGGTCTGCGTGTGGCCCGGCACTCGCTGCCCAGGCTGGCGGCGCGGCTGGGGCTGGCTCGGGGTCGCCTGGAACCCGCAGCAGCGGGCCGCGCACGCCTGACGTATCCGCAGCTGCGCGACACCTACCGCGCCAGGCTTGCCGCCGGTGCGAAGGCCCCTGGGCCCTACCTGCCGCGTGTCGGGAGCGACCAGACCGCCCTGGTGGCCCGCTACCGCACCGGCCTGAGCACCCTGAACTCGGCCCTGTCACGCTGGCCGGACTCCGACCTGGACGACTGGCAGGCCCGGCACCCGATCCTGGGCGATCTGACCGTGCGGGAACTGCTGTACTTCACCGTGTACCACAACCGGCACCACCGCGACGGCGTACAGGCGACGCTGCGCGGAGATGCGGCCACGGCCACGGGAGCGGGGTGA
- a CDS encoding beta-ketoacyl-ACP synthase III has translation MTVPTSGPRPLRSGIGITALGAYVPDRVVPNSYFEAHLETTAEWIESRSGIRERRFAAPEQTTSGLGVLAVRDLLAHRPDALDGVDSVICATSSPDAMFPSTAALIAKEVGLAGAAAMDVSVACSGFVYALSVAYGLVAGGVARRVLVVGAEVMSRVVDQHDRNTAILFGDGAGAVVVGAVPDGCGFQSFELGADAAGGPSLFLRGAADRLPGGMPMGPYLTQNGREVFKFAVRMLGDCADAAMRRAGRQGSDIDWLIPHQANVRIIEAAVQRLGLPMTRTVVNLDRYGNTSAASIPLALCEGVRDGRVQHGQQLVLAGFGGGLSWAAAALTWWGGAAEA, from the coding sequence ATGACCGTTCCGACCTCCGGCCCCCGCCCGCTGCGTTCCGGGATCGGCATCACGGCGCTGGGGGCCTACGTGCCCGACCGCGTCGTGCCCAACAGTTATTTCGAGGCCCACCTGGAGACCACGGCCGAGTGGATCGAGTCCCGCAGCGGCATCCGCGAACGCCGCTTCGCCGCGCCGGAGCAGACCACCAGTGGCCTGGGTGTGCTGGCGGTGCGCGACCTGCTGGCCCACCGGCCGGATGCGCTGGACGGAGTGGACAGCGTGATCTGCGCGACCAGCAGCCCCGACGCCATGTTTCCCAGTACCGCCGCCCTGATCGCAAAGGAGGTCGGACTGGCGGGGGCCGCGGCCATGGACGTCAGCGTGGCGTGCTCGGGCTTCGTGTACGCCCTGAGCGTGGCGTACGGACTGGTCGCGGGCGGCGTGGCCCGCCGTGTGCTGGTCGTGGGCGCCGAGGTCATGAGCCGCGTCGTCGATCAGCACGACCGCAACACCGCGATCCTGTTCGGGGACGGCGCGGGCGCGGTCGTCGTGGGCGCGGTGCCCGACGGCTGCGGCTTCCAGAGTTTCGAACTCGGTGCGGACGCGGCGGGCGGCCCCAGCCTGTTCCTGCGCGGCGCGGCCGACCGCCTGCCCGGCGGCATGCCCATGGGCCCGTACCTGACCCAGAACGGCCGCGAGGTCTTCAAATTCGCGGTGCGCATGCTGGGGGACTGCGCCGACGCTGCCATGCGCCGGGCCGGGCGGCAGGGCAGCGACATCGACTGGCTGATCCCGCACCAGGCGAACGTGCGGATCATCGAGGCGGCGGTGCAGCGGCTGGGCCTGCCCATGACCCGCACCGTCGTGAACCTCGACCGCTACGGCAACACCAGCGCCGCCAGCATCCCCCTGGCGCTGTGCGAGGGTGTGCGCGACGGCCGCGTGCAGCACGGGCAGCAACTGGTGCTGGCGGGTTTCGGCGGCGGCCTGTCGTGGGCGGCCGCGGCCCTGACATGGTGGGGTGGGGCCGCCGAGGCGTGA
- the fabF gene encoding beta-ketoacyl-ACP synthase II, translating to MSVTGLKRVVITGLGPVTPIGIGAAAFAEAQRAGKSGVVAITRFDATDTASKIAGEVQGSLDAWLDPREARKLDRYVQLALVGAELAVRDSGLTEDELRGERTGTVIGSGIGGMKTFEDQARVNVERGPGRISPMFIPMQIANMGAGHVAMRFGATGPSSTVVTACATGTGAIGDAARWIQLGLADVMIAGGAEASITQMAVGGFSNMKALSTRNDEPEKASRPFSATRDGFVLGEGAGVLILEEYEHAVKRGARIYAEIVGYGTSADAHHITMPAPEGRGAQVAMRMALATGGANPEQVGYINAHGTSTYYNDLHETQGIKHVFGDHATALAISSTKSMTGHLLGAAGAIEAIAVAQALADGILPPTINLTDPDPELGLDYIPEGAREKQVEYALSNSFAFGGQNAALLFKRV from the coding sequence GTGAGCGTGACGGGATTAAAGCGGGTGGTGATCACGGGTCTGGGGCCGGTGACGCCCATCGGGATCGGGGCCGCCGCCTTTGCCGAGGCGCAGCGGGCCGGGAAGAGCGGGGTCGTGGCCATCACGCGCTTCGACGCGACGGACACGGCCAGCAAGATCGCCGGCGAGGTGCAGGGCAGCCTGGACGCGTGGCTCGATCCGCGTGAGGCCCGCAAGCTCGACCGCTACGTGCAGCTGGCCCTGGTCGGCGCGGAACTGGCCGTGCGGGACAGCGGCCTGACCGAGGATGAGCTGCGCGGCGAGCGCACCGGCACGGTGATCGGCAGCGGCATCGGCGGCATGAAGACCTTCGAGGATCAGGCGCGGGTGAACGTTGAGCGCGGCCCCGGACGGATCAGCCCGATGTTCATTCCCATGCAGATCGCCAACATGGGCGCGGGGCACGTCGCCATGCGCTTCGGCGCGACCGGCCCGAGCAGCACGGTGGTCACCGCCTGCGCGACCGGCACCGGCGCGATCGGGGACGCGGCGCGCTGGATCCAGCTGGGTCTGGCCGACGTCATGATCGCCGGCGGGGCCGAGGCCAGCATCACGCAGATGGCGGTGGGCGGCTTCTCGAACATGAAGGCCCTGTCGACCCGCAACGACGAGCCCGAGAAGGCCAGCCGGCCCTTCTCTGCCACCCGCGACGGCTTCGTGCTCGGCGAGGGCGCGGGCGTGCTGATCCTGGAGGAGTACGAGCACGCCGTGAAGCGCGGCGCGAGGATCTACGCCGAGATCGTCGGCTACGGCACCAGCGCCGACGCGCACCACATCACCATGCCGGCCCCCGAGGGGCGTGGGGCCCAGGTCGCCATGCGCATGGCGCTGGCGACCGGCGGCGCGAACCCCGAGCAGGTGGGGTACATCAACGCGCACGGCACCAGCACGTACTACAACGACCTGCACGAGACGCAGGGCATCAAGCACGTGTTCGGCGATCACGCGACCGCCCTGGCCATCAGCTCGACCAAGAGCATGACCGGACACCTGCTGGGCGCCGCCGGCGCCATCGAGGCCATCGCGGTCGCGCAGGCGCTGGCCGACGGGATCCTGCCGCCGACCATCAACCTGACCGATCCCGACCCGGAACTGGGGCTGGACTACATCCCGGAGGGGGCGCGGGAGAAGCAGGTCGAGTACGCCCTGTCGAACTCCTTCGCCTTCGGCGGCCAGAACGCCGCGCTGCTGTTCAAGCGGGTCTGA
- the fabG gene encoding 3-oxoacyl-[acyl-carrier-protein] reductase: MTETPTRRVALVTGSSRGLGRAMALHLARAGFDVAVHYGRNAEEAAKVAAEIQALGVSAGVFGADLSTPANAGTLVEDVIKSMGRLDVLVNNAGITRDGLAIRMKDEDWDTVLQTNLSSAFTASRAAIKHMMRARTGRIINITSVVGRSGNPGQANYVASKAGLIGLTKALAKEYGGRGITVNAVAPGFIQSDMTAELGDDVQKGYLASIPLGRFGQPDEVAAVVAFLASDAAGYVTGQTIGVDGGLYPG, from the coding sequence ATGACTGAGACCCCCACCCGCAGAGTCGCCCTGGTGACCGGCAGCAGCCGGGGCCTGGGCCGTGCCATGGCCCTTCACCTCGCCCGCGCCGGCTTCGATGTCGCCGTCCACTACGGCCGCAATGCCGAGGAGGCCGCGAAGGTCGCCGCCGAGATCCAGGCCCTGGGCGTGAGCGCCGGGGTGTTCGGGGCCGACCTGAGCACGCCCGCCAACGCCGGCACACTCGTCGAGGACGTGATCAAGTCCATGGGCCGCCTGGACGTGCTGGTCAACAACGCCGGGATCACCCGCGACGGGCTGGCGATCCGCATGAAGGACGAGGACTGGGACACCGTGCTCCAGACCAACCTGTCGAGCGCCTTCACCGCGTCCCGCGCCGCCATCAAGCACATGATGCGGGCCCGGACGGGCCGGATCATCAACATCACCAGCGTGGTGGGCCGCAGTGGCAATCCGGGGCAGGCCAACTACGTGGCGAGCAAGGCCGGGCTGATCGGCCTGACCAAGGCGCTCGCCAAGGAGTACGGCGGCCGGGGCATCACCGTGAACGCCGTCGCGCCGGGCTTCATCCAGAGCGACATGACGGCCGAGCTCGGGGACGACGTGCAGAAGGGCTACCTGGCCAGCATCCCGCTGGGCCGCTTCGGGCAGCCCGACGAGGTGGCCGCCGTGGTCGCCTTCCTGGCGTCCGACGCCGCCGGCTACGTGACCGGGCAGACCATCGGCGTGGACGGCGGCCTGTACCCGGGCTGA